The genomic interval CTaagataattaaattatgtattttctttttctagTTCAATTTGTAAGGGCTTTGCCAGAACTGACATGATAAAGTTTTCATGTTTTCAATTCTTTTCCGTTATTAAATAATGGTAATACTTATACACCATTTATGTAATGATATTAGTTATTGCAATATTATAATAGTAActtatgataaatataatatttataataatacatttttaataactaaaaattataataaataacaataataataacaaaaattatgattattattattataattataatacatacaTAGCATATGAAAATAATGCTAATAACCAGTAatgataaaaagataaataaaaaatatcacagATGGTTTTGACAAGACTgtaatgttataaatgaaacagCCTAAGAACTCTCAAATTTTATTTGACTTTGTAAAAATCGTCACTGATTTCCAGTTGCGGACACAACTGCCGAAAAtacaatccatttgaatatcgcATACGGTGAAGTGATGAAGGACAAAATAAAGGATACACAAGAACTGTACGATGAACTTAGTAAGAGGTGGGTACAAGCTTAACTTGTTAATCTAAACTTTACAcgctagattcaagttgtaaaggcttcatgtccaaccttttgataatgatgagcagcaaacagcataaaacttggacagactgcgagttactcacagtttgttcaggttttttgttgtttgcacatagccattttcagtttgcttctgaTGGAGAAAGAATTAACCTCTTACTTTATCACTTTACCACTTACTATGCCATTTATATAATTTGCGCTCTATGAAAACCaggattaatgcatgtgagtaaagtgtcgtccaagagtAGTGTGTGCGGTCCATATTTGACTccacaaaaaaacaatagcgttgcagattttattaattattgtcaGTGAGATTTTGAGActaacaagattttacacttCAGTAAAACTCTTTCTTCGCAGAAGTAAAAGCCATGTTTCTTTCTGTTGTTCTTGAATCAGGAGAATAAACATTGACCATGCGTTTGTGACGCAAAACCTTCTTGGGGCCGATAACAAGAGGAAATCTCTATGTCTTATAACAGGTGAGATAAGTTGTGTTACAGTTTAAAATATACTATATGAGCTATAGGAAAATGGGGCTGAATACATATGCATACAATATTGTCAAAGATTACAGCCTCTGCTGTCTGCGCAGGCTTATTATGGATGAAACTTTTCATCTAAAGTGGAgttttggtaagaagagacttcctttaaaaatacAGTATAAAgagttatccctgattagcttctCCAGAGAAAGTCTCATATCCTACAAAGCATAAGTTCTCTATAGCAGAAACTTTTAACAGATTTGTATACATGGAGGAAAAACATAATGGTGCTCTGAAAGTGAATCAACCAGTTGGGCCACATCAAGCATTGAGTTTACAGATACCACCATTATAGTTCAGTTGTTAAACTTGAAAGTGCGATAGTTCCTACCAAAATGCAAGTGGGATGGGTTAATGAGTTCATCTTTTAGTTTTGTAAAGCTTAAACTTGATAAACTTGCTAATCTTGCTAAACTTACTAAGCTTGCTAAACTTGCTTAACTTGCTGAACTTGCAAAACTTGCTAAAATGTTAAAAGTATATTGGAACAGCTGAAGTGACAAGTGTTGAATAAATTAGTGGTACACTTGAGTCTCGATctgggaaagctgggcttaatgcatttgcgcatTGTGTCATCCCATTTTAATCTTTGCAATTTGCACAAGCTAGCTGCGACACTTTCTTCTTTTATTGTCTTTTTTgctttaagaaagtctcttcttaatgaaaatccagtcaaggctgAAAGTGTGGTTTATGATAAGCGTGTGCTGAATTTTAATCACACAGGCctgtcagggatgacactttacgcacatgcctttaacCTCATTTTTCTCAGAGCGCGTATCGTATATGGATTATAAACCAAGGTCTTTGGGCTGAAAATGCATTCTACAAAACAAGGCTGAAATGAATACTCCCATGGCAACAGCTTGgtgtaaattatttttgtattcaaatttaGTTGTCTGATTACTTTGATCATACATACTATCAGTAAAGCTGGCACCGATTgctacaaaaaaaaattgtggctCCAGTcaagtatttcattgattcattTTTTCTAATTTTAAGTTCATggatttttaagtatttatattggaaatttcGCATGTTATTTAACTTGACAAGTTTATTCATAGATTTCTGACTTTGCCAAAGGACAAAAAATGAAACACTTAGAATTTTGGGTCTGTCAATAGCGATGTGTTAGTAATACATGTACTTGTCTGAGATAAATGGGGAGAGGGAGTCACTTTCAAGAGGTTGGaccttttttattaaatttattttaatagtatattgttattgtttattacatGCCAATAAACTACCCTTTGTCGTGAAGTTAATTATTTAacaatctaaaaaaaaatctcaacTTATGTCTCATTGAATGTAACAAGttaaaatgtttacaattatatcTAGATTCTAGTACATCTACTTAAACACAAACGATTTATAAGTAtgcatatatgtttttaatttgtctGTATTATAATTGCAGAaattttttcaattatatattgATCATCCATTGTCAACTTTTAGTTGTAGTTATTGTCTATGATCCACTACATGTTTGCTGTTTAAAATACAACatcttgaaaaacaaaacacacttgtTATGAAGGGTGTTAACAATTTCACTTATCAGTACAATTATATCTTAACAAAGTTAACGCTATTGCTTCAGCTGTTCAGCCTTCTTGTTTTGCAGGGAATGTTAAGTGTTAGCTTAGTAcacattgttattttatttcctGTGTGCATTGTCTTTATATATCTGGAATGTGAATCAAATACAGGCTATGTTTGATGATTACATTGAATGTAAATGTAGTTCATGCCTAAGTTGATTCGGTTTTATACTAACActgtatacaattatatatttattctttGGTTTATTTAATAAGTTATGTAGTCTACCCGCAAAGtcaatgtaaataaatgtttcatgaatgataattattttgttaaatgtgtttcCACTGGTCACTCAGAAGCACATATTATAATATCAGATGAATATAtagacaaatataaaaagaaaaaaattacttacaaaatgatgctatgaataaaaattaaaaattactgTATATTGGCAATTTAAGACATAATAATAGTATATTGACATGTCTAGATTTATTTAAACTTTGCCAAATTGAGAATTTGCCATGAAACATGCAGAGAACACATTTATTTGAGCCTCACACTGTGAAAACTAGGCTAAACGCATGTGTATAAAGTGAAGACCCAGATTAGCCCCTGCAGTTTTCACACGCTAATGAGCGGAGATATTTTCAGCTTAGACTggctttttgtttaaaaagagactttgtttaatgaaaaatgaaTACAAGCAGGAATgttcatccctaattagccttccgcataggctaatcctaTACGAGATCTTATGCACTAAAGCAATGTCCTTTTATATTTTCAGGCGTGACTTATTTACCTAATGGTGGCACAGTACACAAAGTCAAAGATGCTGGTTTGGAAGCCAAGGCCAAAGCAGAAGTAAGCCGATCCATGTAGCTTATATAAAGAAACCTATGCGTTTCAGATCATGACAGTTTAATGTCGTTACCAATTCATAATCCTGGTTATAAGAGTTGGGTATAACTGGCCGTTGGGCGATGTTAAACAGAT from Dreissena polymorpha isolate Duluth1 chromosome 1, UMN_Dpol_1.0, whole genome shotgun sequence carries:
- the LOC127876093 gene encoding uncharacterized protein LOC127876093 isoform X2 — translated: MKDKIKDTQELYDELSKRRINIDHAFVTQNLLGADNKRKSLCLITGVTYLPNGGTVHKVKDAGLEAKAKAEFQPVVAVGAGVGVASNLDLEMVLTHQTAMAYNLQELIINQKTGQIELVMKA